Proteins encoded by one window of Lycium barbarum isolate Lr01 chromosome 11, ASM1917538v2, whole genome shotgun sequence:
- the LOC132620346 gene encoding jacalin-related lectin 3 isoform X1, which yields MSFENHGKQTISVGPWGGEYGLHWDDGVYSTIRQLEIAHGTGVDSLKVEYDKNGTSVWSEKHGGSGGAKTDKIRLNYPDEFLTSMHGYYGSLNERGSVFVRSLTFHSNKRTYGPYGVQQGTYFTLPSSRGKIVGFHGKSGWYLDAIGVYIDPIYKSLPINSVVQSQQHHNIVHSQQSIVQGMENFEYSTIQGSLGKNFDLIVAVRHKEENSKILPPSTLLRQTSSSSSSSGSDHDSSSSESNKKVATVAPAPIERVPSKTVKGVVTYCPWGGNGGSVFDDGIYDGVRQVYLSRNVGIVSIRACYDKNGQAVWGSKNGGTGGFKTEKIIFDYPSEILTHITGYYGPTMIMGPNIIQSLTFHTTKGKHGPYGEEQGQQFSTKLKEGMIVGFHGRKGLFLDALGVHVLEGKVVPCLPPAAAPNTIKPNAAASVPSLASPVPPKSIKPVGATVPSLPTPAPPKPAKPKAASVTEVDDSPQWSFKLGKKGLSEETKKGKRQIIRNGGVQRIVKDPAPYGPGPWGGEGGKPWDDGVFTGIKQIILTQSSEAICCIEIEYDRNGQSVWSVKHGANVGKVTNRVKLEYPHEVLTCITGFYGPISKDMGLKVVKSLTFHTTRRKFGPFGEELGTYFTSSTTEGKVVGFHGRSGMYLDAIGVHMQHWLGNQRTSKHSLLKMFH from the exons ATG AGTTTCGAGAATCATGGAAAACAAACCATATCAGTTGGACCATGGGGAGGTGAATATGGATTGCACTGGGATGATGGAGTTTATTCCACCATAAGGCAACTGGAAATAGCTCATGGAACAGGAGTTGATTCTCTTAAGGTTGAATATGACAAAAATGGAACCTCAGTATGGTCAGAGAAGCATGGTGGCAGTGGAGGTGCTAAAACAGACAAG ATAAGACTTAATTATCCAGATGAGTTTCTAACTTCTATGCATGGATATTATGGTAGCTTGAATGAAAGGGGGTCAGTTTTTGTGCGATCGCTTACATTTCACAGCAACAAAAGGACATATGGACCATATGGTGTCCAGCAAGGAACATATTTCACTCTGCCAAGTTCTAGAGGAAAAATTGTTGGCTTCCATGGAAAATCTGGCTGGTATCTTGATGCTATTGGAGTATACATAGATCCTATTTATAAATCTTTGCCAATTAATTCTGTAGTTCAGTCTCAGCAACACCATAACATCGTTCATTCCCAACAAAGTATTGTCCAAGGGATGGAGAATTTTGAATACTCAACGATACAAGGAAGTCTTGGTAAAAATTTTGATCTCATTGTTGCAGTTAGACACAAAGAGGAGAACAGCAAAATTTTACCTCCAAGCACACTTTTGAGACAAACCTCTAGTTCTAGTTCTAGTTCTGGTTCTGATCATGATTCCAGCTCTAGTGAATCAAATAAAAAG gTGGCAACTGTAGCCCCTGCCCCTATTGAGAGAGTCCCGTCAAAAACTGTGAAGGGTGTTGTCACATATTGTCCCTGGGGTGGAAATGGAGGGAGTGTGTTTGATGATGGTATCTATGATGGTGTTAGGCAAGTTTACTTGTCACGCAACGTGGGAATCGTTTCGATAAGAGCTTGCTATGACAAAAATGGACAAGCAGTATGGGGAAGTAAAAATGGAGGCACTGGAGGATTTAAAACTGAAAAG ATAATATTTGACTATCCATCAGAGATTTTGACTCACATTACAGGCTACTATGGACCAACCATGATTATGGGACCCAACATTATCCAATCACTAACTTTTCATACCACAAAAGGCAAGCATGGACCTTATGGAGAAGAACAAGGACAACAATTCTCAACCAAATTGAAAGAGGGTATGATTGTTGGCTTTCATGGGAGGAAAGGATTGTTTCTCGATGCACTTGGTGTTCATGTTTTGGAAGGAAAAGTTGTTCCATGTTTACCTCCAGCTGCAGCCCCCAACACCATTAAACCAAATGCTGCGGCGTCTGTACCATCCTTAGCTTCCCCAGTCCCCCCAAAATCCATCAAACCAGTTGGAGCAACTGTGCCATCTTTACCTACCCCAGCTCCCCCGAAACCCGCCAAACCAAAAGCAGCGTCTGTCACTGAGGTTGATGATAGCCCACAGTGGTCCTTTAAACTGGGAAAGAAAGGGCTCAGCGAGGAG ACCAAAAAGGGAAAAAGACAGATAATACGGAATGGA GGAGTCCAAAGGATAGTGAAAGATCCAGCACCATATGGACCTGGTCCATGGGGTGGAGAAGGTGGGAAGCCATGGGATGATGGAGTTTTCACTGGGATCAAACAGATAATTCTAACACAATCATCAGAGGCTATTTGCTGTATCGAAATTGAGTACGATCGAAATGGACAATCTGTTTGGTCAGTAAAGCATGGTGCAAATGTTGGAAAGGTCACAAATAGG GTAAAATTAGAGTATCCTCATGAAGTGCTAACTTGCATTACTGGATTTTATGGTCCTATAAGCAAGGATATGGGGTTGAAGGTGGTAAAATCACTGACTTTTCACACCACTAGAAGGAAGTTTGGTCCCTTTGGGGAGGAACTAGGAACATATTTCACATCATCAACAACAGAAGGAAAAGTGGTGGGATTTCATGGGAGGAGTGGAATGTATTTGGATGCAATTGGAGTGCACATGCAACACTGGTTGGGCAACCAGAGAACCTCAAAGCATTCTCTTTTGAAGATGTTCCATTAA
- the LOC132620346 gene encoding jacalin-related lectin 3 isoform X2, with amino-acid sequence MSFENHGKQTISVGPWGGEYGLHWDDGVYSTIRQLEIAHGTGVDSLKVEYDKNGTSVWSEKHGGSGGAKTDKIRLNYPDEFLTSMHGYYGSLNERGSVFVRSLTFHSNKRTYGPYGVQQGTYFTLPSSRGKIVGFHGKSGWYLDAIGVYIDPIYKSLPINSVVQSQQHHNIVHSQQSIVQGMENFEYSTIQGSLGKNFDLIVAVRHKEENSKILPPSTLLRQTSSSSSSSGSDHDSSSSESNKKVATVAPAPIERVPSKTVKGVVTYCPWGGNGGSVFDDGIYDGVRQVYLSRNVGIVSIRACYDKNGQAVWGSKNGGTGGFKTEKIIFDYPSEILTHITGYYGPTMIMGPNIIQSLTFHTTKGKHGPYGEEQGQQFSTKLKEGMIVGFHGRKGLFLDALGVHVLEGKVVPCLPPAAAPNTIKPNAAASVPSLASPVPPKSIKPVGATVPSLPTPAPPKPAKPKAASVTEVDDSPQWSFKLGKKGLSEEGVQRIVKDPAPYGPGPWGGEGGKPWDDGVFTGIKQIILTQSSEAICCIEIEYDRNGQSVWSVKHGANVGKVTNRVKLEYPHEVLTCITGFYGPISKDMGLKVVKSLTFHTTRRKFGPFGEELGTYFTSSTTEGKVVGFHGRSGMYLDAIGVHMQHWLGNQRTSKHSLLKMFH; translated from the exons ATG AGTTTCGAGAATCATGGAAAACAAACCATATCAGTTGGACCATGGGGAGGTGAATATGGATTGCACTGGGATGATGGAGTTTATTCCACCATAAGGCAACTGGAAATAGCTCATGGAACAGGAGTTGATTCTCTTAAGGTTGAATATGACAAAAATGGAACCTCAGTATGGTCAGAGAAGCATGGTGGCAGTGGAGGTGCTAAAACAGACAAG ATAAGACTTAATTATCCAGATGAGTTTCTAACTTCTATGCATGGATATTATGGTAGCTTGAATGAAAGGGGGTCAGTTTTTGTGCGATCGCTTACATTTCACAGCAACAAAAGGACATATGGACCATATGGTGTCCAGCAAGGAACATATTTCACTCTGCCAAGTTCTAGAGGAAAAATTGTTGGCTTCCATGGAAAATCTGGCTGGTATCTTGATGCTATTGGAGTATACATAGATCCTATTTATAAATCTTTGCCAATTAATTCTGTAGTTCAGTCTCAGCAACACCATAACATCGTTCATTCCCAACAAAGTATTGTCCAAGGGATGGAGAATTTTGAATACTCAACGATACAAGGAAGTCTTGGTAAAAATTTTGATCTCATTGTTGCAGTTAGACACAAAGAGGAGAACAGCAAAATTTTACCTCCAAGCACACTTTTGAGACAAACCTCTAGTTCTAGTTCTAGTTCTGGTTCTGATCATGATTCCAGCTCTAGTGAATCAAATAAAAAG gTGGCAACTGTAGCCCCTGCCCCTATTGAGAGAGTCCCGTCAAAAACTGTGAAGGGTGTTGTCACATATTGTCCCTGGGGTGGAAATGGAGGGAGTGTGTTTGATGATGGTATCTATGATGGTGTTAGGCAAGTTTACTTGTCACGCAACGTGGGAATCGTTTCGATAAGAGCTTGCTATGACAAAAATGGACAAGCAGTATGGGGAAGTAAAAATGGAGGCACTGGAGGATTTAAAACTGAAAAG ATAATATTTGACTATCCATCAGAGATTTTGACTCACATTACAGGCTACTATGGACCAACCATGATTATGGGACCCAACATTATCCAATCACTAACTTTTCATACCACAAAAGGCAAGCATGGACCTTATGGAGAAGAACAAGGACAACAATTCTCAACCAAATTGAAAGAGGGTATGATTGTTGGCTTTCATGGGAGGAAAGGATTGTTTCTCGATGCACTTGGTGTTCATGTTTTGGAAGGAAAAGTTGTTCCATGTTTACCTCCAGCTGCAGCCCCCAACACCATTAAACCAAATGCTGCGGCGTCTGTACCATCCTTAGCTTCCCCAGTCCCCCCAAAATCCATCAAACCAGTTGGAGCAACTGTGCCATCTTTACCTACCCCAGCTCCCCCGAAACCCGCCAAACCAAAAGCAGCGTCTGTCACTGAGGTTGATGATAGCCCACAGTGGTCCTTTAAACTGGGAAAGAAAGGGCTCAGCGAGGAG GGAGTCCAAAGGATAGTGAAAGATCCAGCACCATATGGACCTGGTCCATGGGGTGGAGAAGGTGGGAAGCCATGGGATGATGGAGTTTTCACTGGGATCAAACAGATAATTCTAACACAATCATCAGAGGCTATTTGCTGTATCGAAATTGAGTACGATCGAAATGGACAATCTGTTTGGTCAGTAAAGCATGGTGCAAATGTTGGAAAGGTCACAAATAGG GTAAAATTAGAGTATCCTCATGAAGTGCTAACTTGCATTACTGGATTTTATGGTCCTATAAGCAAGGATATGGGGTTGAAGGTGGTAAAATCACTGACTTTTCACACCACTAGAAGGAAGTTTGGTCCCTTTGGGGAGGAACTAGGAACATATTTCACATCATCAACAACAGAAGGAAAAGTGGTGGGATTTCATGGGAGGAGTGGAATGTATTTGGATGCAATTGGAGTGCACATGCAACACTGGTTGGGCAACCAGAGAACCTCAAAGCATTCTCTTTTGAAGATGTTCCATTAA